The Gammaproteobacteria bacterium genome segment TTGCCAACCGATGTTTTGCCGATTGCTCTAGCAGGTGGAGGAAACTTGATTTGCTTAAACTTGCAAGATAAGGCTGTATTCTTCTGGGACCATGAACAGGAAGCGAATGAGGATGAAGTCCCCAGCTTCGATAACATGACTTTTCTTGCTCCTTCGTTAAAGGAATTCCTGGTAAATCTTCAACCAGATTTAGACGAGGTTCATGTAAACCCAGACGACGTTATATCGGTAAAGGTTGCGCCCGGTTTTAACGAGAAGTTCAAAGATTATCTGAAGAAAAAAT includes the following:
- a CDS encoding SMI1/KNR4 family protein, encoding MTVQFTVLGEKLDASKIAAVEKKLGIQLPKEYRDFLLAHNVAIPERNKYETEQASTNVSQFLGVSENKDDDLIAQSNSYDGRLPTDVLPIALAGGGNLICLNLQDKAVFFWDHEQEANEDEVPSFDNMTFLAPSLKEFLVNLQPDLDEVHVNPDDVISVKVAPGFNEKFKDYLKKK